DNA from Mycobacteriales bacterium:
GGCCTGCTGCTGGTGCCGGCCGCGCCCGCCGACACCGCCGACCCCAAGCTCGTCTACGGCGCCGCGGTCGACGGTTTCGTCGTCTACTCGATGCCGGCCGGCGACCCGTACGTCACGGCGGTGCTGGAGCGGCCCATCGCCAGCGTCGTCGTCGACCAGCCGGTGGGACTGTCCGGAGTGGACTTCGTCGGGCTGGACGACCACGCGGCCGCGGCCCAGCTCGGGCGGCACCTGGGCGCGCTCGGCCACCGCCGGGTCGGCGTGGTCGCGAACCGCCTCGGCACCGACCGCAGCGACGGCCCGGCCGACGCCGACCGGCAGAGCCGCTGTCCGTACGCGGTGGTCAAGGCCCGGCTGGCCGGGCTGGCCGCCGGGCTCGCCGAGTCCGGAGTGGACTGGGCGACGGTGCCGGTCGAGGAGCGGTTCGACAACACCTCCTGGGCCGGCGAGGACGGCGCGGCCGCGCTGCTGGACCGGCACCCGGATCTCACCGCGCTCGCGTGCACCACCGACGTGTTCGCGCTGGCGACGCTGGCGGTGGCCGGCCGGCGTGGGATGCGGGTGCCGCGGGAGCTGTCGGTGACGGGCTTCGACGACGTCCCCGCGGCGTCGGCGAGCTCGCTGACCACGGTCCGCCAGCCGATGCTGGAGAAGGGCCGCGTCGCCGGGCGGCTGCTGCTGGACGAGAGCGCGCGGCCCGCGGCCCGGCACGTGCTGCTGCCGACCGAGCTGGTCGTGCGGAACAGCACCGGCTCCCCCCGTCAGTGATCGACCGACTACACCTCACCCAAACGGCTCTGATTTCGATCAGCCGAATGCCCGTACGGTTCCGGTCAAGCGGAACCAATCAGGCCCTCAAGGGGAGGTACGGGATGAACGCTCGGAGGTGGGGTGCCGCGCTGGTCGGCGCCGCCCTGGCGGTCTCGGTGGCGGTGGCCACGGCACCGGCGGCGGACGCGGCGCCGATCGGACCGAGTCCCTCGGTGGTCGGCGGCACGAACGCGGCGCAGGGCGAGTTCCCCTGGATGGCGCGGCTCTCGATGGGCTGCGGCGGCGCGGTCGTCGCCGCGCGGATCGTGCTCACCGCGGCCCACTGCGTGACCCGGACCGGCGTCAACACGAGCATCACGGCCACGATCGGCCGGGCCAACCTGAACAACACGGCCGTCGGTCAGACCATCCGCTCGACGTACGTCTTCCGCAGCCCGCAGTACGCGACGACCGGGACGTTCGACTGGGCCCTCATCGAGCTCGCCTCCGCGCCGGCCACGGCGCCGCTGACGCTCGCCACCCAGGGCGACACCTCCCTCAACACCGGCAACTTCACGGTCATGGGCTGGGGTGCGACGCGCGAGGGCGGTC
Protein-coding regions in this window:
- a CDS encoding serine protease; its protein translation is MNARRWGAALVGAALAVSVAVATAPAADAAPIGPSPSVVGGTNAAQGEFPWMARLSMGCGGAVVAARIVLTAAHCVTRTGVNTSITATIGRANLNNTAVGQTIRSTYVFRSPQYATTGTFDWALIELASAPATAPLTLATQGDTSLNTGNFTVMGWGATREGGPQSATLRKATVPFVTDASCATSYPGELAPATEICAGLAQGGVDTCQGDSGGPMIKTLSTGAIREVGIVSYGNGCARPGFPGVYGEVQAFSNAIKARISTAGTIIR
- a CDS encoding LacI family DNA-binding transcriptional regulator; the protein is MAASIRRGRARRPATLASLAAELGISRTTVSNAYNRPDQLSPQLRQRILEAARRLGYPGPDPVARSLRTRKAGAIGLIFTEGLSYAFRDPAAVAFLEGLGLACEEKGTGLLLVPAAPADTADPKLVYGAAVDGFVVYSMPAGDPYVTAVLERPIASVVVDQPVGLSGVDFVGLDDHAAAAQLGRHLGALGHRRVGVVANRLGTDRSDGPADADRQSRCPYAVVKARLAGLAAGLAESGVDWATVPVEERFDNTSWAGEDGAAALLDRHPDLTALACTTDVFALATLAVAGRRGMRVPRELSVTGFDDVPAASASSLTTVRQPMLEKGRVAGRLLLDESARPAARHVLLPTELVVRNSTGSPRQ